Proteins encoded by one window of Metamycoplasma subdolum:
- a CDS encoding OppA family ABC transporter substrate-binding lipoprotein — protein MKNMQSKNLKLLFSLIPATVSVACFSLISCTNDYNKLHDNYIVWSNSSNQSGEFSYAYPNGIDKNLQDINNLTQPKLIRIASQNQPEIDFRDSIVLKPTELWYQFEQASSISLKDSGLNESIFSVDNIKRVDYSNSVPDSEKKPSVLYPTFDKGNGFSNPYLFVDSSIFNSINHKSFFEKLKNSNKFIIKNDGKQTANYWVNFEGKDNIDGKKFEVTLQDFKFGLIVKALQNKKLRDKFLKENLMSENQKLEKLNFKENSPYFDGQNIVNVFDSFGLSSSFLEDKNQWKGFIESDYLEIRTKDGKDTDLTEAFKYLLIYSNLLDAIPYEYIIKKYGPYPFSDESFSWFYEYGKTYKNTLYGSYYFVNKNTMNETVLYRNTKYARDNSKWQNQKHLNEIKFKYNTLPIGQSTFNTQSYNAFKQNIISSLNIDGLTLDLKEQILSDFSKYNLSYERNTLKYLPSTDIALNLTPKGKNLYFNDSFANAFYGLSLKEIEEQNYSYNSIFSKESLAFQSMFLNIINAYTIASTSAQDMFLSQAPYDINISSINTSGTNYLTLRDAHANIHKQIILDIDKGRLEKINKTVQFDNKLNATKLKNLTDLNKQISSVDKEIIKKNITKYIDKVLAKTEEQYLEFTLPIKAFNLSKKQLNLLPLIEKEFSTIDERIKAKIVLVDDFDKFNQYFKFGSSIYSYSTFRLNQSTTTDFLKTLVLKNKFEILAKAFNVYKQVKNDEITYFAIFDFFEYLKSNHKKTFDQLEMLCNMKINEIKEENFTFEITQILNKYFATLELSKVVNLINEINNLHAYTINFENKILLANFSKVLYQKYIIKPFSFDGLNYLQDILIKE, from the coding sequence ATGAAAAACATGCAATCTAAGAATTTAAAATTACTTTTTAGTCTTATACCAGCAACTGTATCAGTTGCTTGTTTTTCTTTAATTTCTTGTACAAATGACTATAACAAATTACATGACAATTACATAGTTTGAAGTAATTCTTCAAATCAATCTGGCGAGTTTTCTTACGCTTATCCAAATGGAATAGATAAAAACTTGCAAGATATAAATAATTTAACACAACCAAAACTTATAAGAATAGCAAGTCAAAATCAACCTGAAATAGATTTTCGTGATTCAATTGTATTAAAACCAACAGAACTTTGATATCAATTTGAACAAGCAAGTTCAATAAGTTTAAAAGATTCAGGACTTAATGAATCAATTTTTAGTGTTGATAATATTAAAAGAGTTGATTATTCAAACTCAGTACCTGATAGTGAAAAAAAACCATCAGTTTTATATCCAACTTTTGATAAAGGAAATGGATTTTCAAATCCTTATCTTTTTGTTGATTCATCAATTTTTAATTCAATTAATCACAAAAGTTTCTTTGAAAAGCTTAAAAATTCAAATAAATTTATTATTAAAAATGATGGAAAGCAAACTGCTAATTATTGAGTTAATTTTGAAGGCAAGGATAATATTGATGGCAAAAAATTTGAAGTAACTTTGCAGGATTTCAAATTCGGCTTAATCGTTAAAGCCCTTCAAAATAAAAAACTAAGAGATAAATTTTTAAAAGAAAACTTAATGAGTGAAAATCAGAAACTTGAAAAACTTAATTTCAAAGAAAACTCTCCTTATTTTGATGGTCAAAATATTGTGAATGTTTTTGATAGTTTTGGTCTTTCTTCATCTTTTTTAGAAGATAAAAATCAATGAAAAGGCTTCATCGAATCAGATTATCTAGAAATTAGAACAAAAGATGGAAAAGACACTGATCTAACTGAAGCCTTTAAATATTTACTTATTTATTCAAATCTTTTAGACGCAATTCCTTATGAATATATTATTAAAAAATACGGACCTTATCCTTTTTCAGATGAAAGTTTTAGTTGATTTTATGAATATGGCAAAACTTACAAAAATACACTTTATGGTTCTTATTATTTTGTTAATAAAAATACAATGAACGAAACTGTTTTATATAGAAACACTAAATATGCCCGTGATAATTCAAAATGACAAAATCAAAAGCATTTAAATGAAATCAAATTCAAATACAACACACTTCCGATTGGACAAAGTACTTTCAACACTCAAAGTTATAATGCCTTTAAACAAAACATAATTTCTAGCTTAAACATTGATGGATTAACACTTGATTTAAAAGAACAAATCTTAAGCGATTTCTCAAAATACAATTTATCATATGAAAGAAACACGCTTAAATATTTACCTTCAACAGATATTGCTTTAAACCTAACCCCAAAAGGCAAAAACTTATATTTTAATGATTCATTTGCTAATGCTTTTTATGGTTTAAGTTTGAAAGAAATTGAGGAACAAAATTATAGTTATAATTCAATTTTTTCAAAAGAAAGTTTAGCATTTCAAAGTATGTTTTTAAATATAATTAATGCATACACAATTGCTTCAACTTCAGCCCAAGATATGTTTCTATCACAAGCGCCTTATGATATAAATATTTCATCAATAAATACAAGTGGAACAAATTATTTAACATTACGTGATGCTCATGCAAATATCCACAAACAAATCATTTTAGATATTGACAAAGGAAGGCTTGAAAAAATAAATAAAACAGTTCAATTTGACAATAAATTAAATGCTACAAAACTTAAAAATTTAACTGATTTAAATAAACAAATTTCTTCCGTTGATAAAGAAATAATCAAGAAAAATATTACTAAGTATATTGATAAGGTTTTAGCAAAAACTGAAGAACAATACCTTGAATTCACTCTTCCAATTAAAGCTTTTAATTTGAGTAAAAAACAATTAAACTTATTGCCTTTAATTGAGAAAGAATTTTCAACAATTGATGAAAGAATTAAGGCAAAAATAGTTTTAGTTGATGATTTTGATAAGTTTAATCAATACTTCAAATTTGGTAGTTCTATTTATTCATATTCAACTTTTAGATTGAATCAATCAACAACAACTGATTTCCTAAAAACACTTGTTTTAAAGAATAAATTTGAAATTTTGGCTAAAGCATTCAACGTATATAAGCAAGTTAAAAATGATGAAATAACTTACTTTGCGATTTTCGACTTTTTTGAATATTTAAAATCAAATCACAAGAAAACATTTGATCAACTAGAAATGTTATGCAATATGAAAATAAATGAAATTAAGGAAGAAAATTTCACTTTTGAAATTACTCAAATTTTAAATAAATATTTCGCAACATTAGAACTTTCAAAAGTGGTAAACTTGATTAATGAAATAAATAACTTGCATGCTTACACAATTAATTTTGAAAACAAAATTTTGCTTGCAAATTTTTCAAAAGTTTTATATCAAAAATACATCATAAAACCATTCAGTTTTGATGGATTAAACTATCTACAAGATATTCTAATTAAGGAGTAA
- a CDS encoding ZIP family metal transporter, producing the protein MFFKGTDFGGNLYLVIFVNLLIYIAILLSVPMLFLTILSFIKVKITNKKTIYIYAFSTGMFLMIGSMGFMKEGTIQIETWFHTPGELGGLKYTNGNVGLERTYTALIIGLSTLIGLTIVILGRYLFIKASKTDPHSSHEEHQHSDHLISFRDVDNPKAAWTAILMILSHRIIDGLVLGYGVAQFSGVGRNPNVALMVTFNLHLLLELVIVYYRQLQYGETKKRAILFNFITLLVLIPIMFFGAFVGPFMNKVGWLIPSLEILGGAVIVFMSIVELVPEFIHYRNESIRIIYGTLIMLAISIIFTAIILSFHSHTQPTGITITIEKAKEEVKFINRKLNLWKTCNLRI; encoded by the coding sequence TTGTTTTTTAAAGGTACTGACTTTGGTGGGAACCTATACCTTGTTATCTTTGTAAATTTATTGATTTACATTGCTATTTTACTATCAGTTCCTATGTTATTTCTAACAATCCTTTCTTTTATCAAAGTTAAGATAACTAATAAGAAAACAATTTATATCTATGCTTTCTCAACTGGTATGTTTTTGATGATAGGTTCAATGGGATTTATGAAAGAAGGAACAATTCAGATTGAAACTTGATTTCACACTCCAGGAGAACTTGGCGGTCTTAAATACACTAATGGTAATGTAGGACTAGAAAGAACTTACACAGCATTAATAATTGGGCTTTCAACTTTAATTGGTTTAACTATTGTAATTTTAGGTCGTTACTTATTTATCAAAGCATCCAAAACTGATCCTCATTCAAGCCACGAAGAACATCAACACTCAGATCACCTTATTTCATTTCGAGATGTTGACAACCCCAAAGCAGCTTGAACCGCAATATTAATGATTCTAAGTCATAGAATAATTGATGGTCTTGTTTTAGGTTATGGGGTTGCTCAATTCTCTGGAGTAGGAAGAAATCCTAATGTAGCTTTGATGGTTACATTCAACCTTCACTTATTATTAGAACTAGTTATTGTTTATTATCGTCAACTTCAATATGGCGAAACTAAAAAAAGGGCAATATTATTTAACTTTATAACTCTTTTAGTATTAATTCCAATTATGTTCTTTGGAGCATTTGTTGGTCCATTTATGAATAAGGTTGGATGATTAATACCTTCACTAGAAATTTTAGGTGGTGCTGTTATTGTATTTATGTCAATTGTTGAACTTGTTCCAGAATTTATTCATTATAGAAATGAATCGATAAGAATAATTTATGGAACATTAATTATGTTGGCAATTTCTATAATTTTTACAGCAATTATTTTAAGCTTCCACAGTCACACACAACCAACAGGTATAACAATTACTATTGAAAAAGCAAAAGAAGAAGTTAAATTTATTAATAGGAAACTAAACTTATGAAAAACATGCAATCTAAGAATTTAA
- a CDS encoding MAG3240 family lipoprotein has protein sequence MKKIKTLSYILIAGLPTFSLTAISCAKDRPYLNLAKISRVYLNKLNLNQISNLENGAKIFYYYKGKNQKTYKTSFVENNKLILVRENGERDVYTPDFSHEIYWKETSSSFNTTSVIDTLDKTDLNKFMTTYDFDSIDSANGYGDQWYEVLTEKTGQDFIRTGDPYFADLQSIIFRIIYDYDIDYNYMNSKLFINKNKETKLLDGFFHTKYIQAETWLSKEYENQRKKFETFMLLYLNKFNVNAHKIDIDWSKATVKHSLAESTSYVQFQVKDILDKDNKSLLNDSNKNKTFYINGFRNYATSQKFGVGFSGLKESLPLFNEYVENPLLLINSKYISVIDNINEFAKGGVTFDFWNIKGLMYYFNYFKDEILFLEVPSYRAHEDLFYKIIDVKFVDYLDTNQLFKVTVRVYKKDKTFKDYVWISSNFDDHGHRLKGMILENKMDKLTSDDIYSYDVGMKPLPDGIKLSDFLKTDIANPTVFQKLLKMAGEQLENIFRFWNNDSRSEFETDFLKSDSKQIYILGSYINNYLLSYSLATQAGKIRSGVKRIDLEVLEAAQEIGRVKLKLLFKGWASENDFDFISKGEKELASVTLYWNGFKGFNKNKYGDELFTIEKIEIGGI, from the coding sequence ATGAAAAAAATTAAAACATTATCTTATATTTTAATTGCGGGTTTGCCAACCTTTTCGCTTACTGCAATATCTTGTGCAAAAGATCGCCCATATTTAAATTTAGCTAAAATTAGTAGAGTTTATTTAAACAAATTAAACTTAAATCAAATATCAAATTTAGAGAACGGAGCAAAGATTTTCTACTATTATAAAGGCAAAAATCAAAAAACCTATAAAACAAGTTTTGTTGAAAATAACAAGCTAATTTTAGTTAGAGAGAATGGTGAACGGGATGTTTATACTCCTGATTTTAGTCATGAAATTTATTGAAAAGAAACTAGCTCTTCATTTAATACAACTAGTGTAATTGATACTCTTGATAAAACTGATTTAAATAAGTTTATGACAACATATGATTTTGATTCCATTGATTCAGCTAATGGTTATGGCGATCAATGGTATGAGGTTTTAACTGAAAAAACTGGTCAAGATTTTATAAGAACTGGTGATCCATATTTTGCAGATCTTCAATCAATTATTTTCAGAATAATTTACGATTATGATATTGATTACAATTATATGAACTCTAAATTGTTTATTAATAAAAATAAAGAGACAAAGTTATTAGATGGATTTTTTCATACCAAGTATATACAAGCAGAAACCTGACTTTCAAAAGAATATGAAAATCAAAGAAAAAAGTTTGAGACTTTTATGCTTCTATATTTAAACAAATTCAATGTTAATGCTCATAAAATTGACATTGATTGATCAAAGGCAACTGTTAAACATTCGCTTGCTGAATCTACATCTTATGTTCAATTTCAAGTTAAAGATATTCTTGATAAAGACAATAAAAGCTTATTGAATGATTCAAATAAAAACAAAACTTTTTATATCAATGGATTTAGAAATTATGCAACTAGCCAAAAGTTTGGTGTTGGATTTTCTGGTTTAAAAGAAAGCCTTCCACTATTCAATGAATATGTTGAAAATCCATTGCTTCTTATTAATTCGAAGTACATTTCTGTAATTGATAATATCAATGAATTTGCTAAAGGTGGTGTTACTTTTGACTTTTGGAACATCAAAGGATTGATGTATTATTTCAATTATTTTAAGGATGAAATTTTGTTTTTGGAAGTTCCTTCATACCGTGCACATGAAGATTTATTTTATAAGATAATTGATGTAAAATTCGTTGATTATTTAGATACTAACCAATTATTCAAAGTTACTGTTAGAGTTTATAAAAAGGATAAAACTTTTAAAGATTATGTTTGAATTTCATCAAATTTTGACGACCACGGACATAGACTTAAAGGTATGATTTTAGAAAATAAAATGGATAAATTAACCAGTGATGATATTTATTCTTATGATGTCGGAATGAAACCCTTACCTGATGGAATTAAACTTAGTGATTTTTTAAAAACTGACATTGCTAATCCAACAGTGTTTCAAAAACTTTTAAAAATGGCGGGTGAACAACTTGAAAACATTTTTAGATTTTGAAACAATGATTCAAGATCAGAATTTGAAACAGATTTTTTAAAATCTGATTCAAAACAAATTTATATTTTAGGCTCCTATATTAATAATTATTTATTATCTTATTCTCTTGCAACTCAAGCTGGAAAAATAAGGAGCGGAGTAAAAAGAATTGATTTAGAAGTTTTAGAAGCAGCTCAAGAAATTGGAAGAGTTAAATTGAAACTTTTATTCAAAGGATGAGCAAGCGAAAATGATTTTGATTTTATTTCAAAAGGCGAAAAAGAACTTGCAAGCGTTACTTTATATTGAAATGGTTTTAAAGGCTTTAATAAAAATAAATATGGTGATGAACTTTTCACAATTGAAAAAATAGAGATAGGAGGAATTTAA
- a CDS encoding HxHSH motif-containing lipoprotein → MNKKMSLFFSLLSLSFVPALTISCKKPEDWEDLNKLKPSDEIKVKKTFTFTSEEAKKIESIYFGVMKDLLTRVKNNWRDYKKDWNELKRNVVLFRNKIDRLIIQQSNLDDQKALQTFFDTWISTKSKGMKLTYDGQEHVNYFALFLLKYTLIYDDVAAVLNDVNLAFDAQGFLEDLKIVDDRLEGKDINLASLQKSLQNLWKFVNQHLYNPNKITKKEDLEHMEIGADKNSHTHSHAGVNLTYELGLWHEKLFETKKIKDSTNKTLFDYFLDDWKNVKKHIVINIDSLNYEVDFNRIVKNLTTIKSLESVTKIGDIKLRENGQKILDTIKVHILNIAKKYNIQDKLELK, encoded by the coding sequence ATGAATAAGAAAATGTCATTATTTTTCTCTTTGTTATCTTTAAGTTTCGTTCCAGCACTTACTATTTCATGCAAAAAACCTGAAGATTGAGAAGATTTGAATAAGTTAAAACCTTCAGATGAAATTAAGGTTAAAAAAACCTTCACTTTTACAAGTGAAGAAGCAAAAAAGATTGAATCAATTTATTTTGGTGTCATGAAAGATTTACTAACTCGAGTAAAAAATAATTGAAGAGATTATAAAAAAGATTGAAATGAACTTAAAAGAAATGTAGTTTTATTTAGAAATAAAATAGATAGATTAATAATACAACAATCAAATCTTGATGATCAAAAAGCATTACAAACTTTTTTTGATACTTGAATTAGTACTAAAAGTAAAGGCATGAAACTAACTTATGACGGGCAAGAACATGTTAATTATTTTGCACTATTCTTACTTAAATACACCTTAATTTATGATGATGTTGCTGCCGTTTTAAATGATGTAAATTTAGCATTTGATGCACAAGGATTTTTAGAAGATCTAAAAATAGTTGATGATAGATTAGAAGGGAAAGACATTAATTTAGCAAGTTTACAAAAATCACTTCAAAACCTTTGAAAGTTTGTAAATCAACATCTTTATAATCCAAATAAAATTACTAAAAAAGAAGACCTTGAGCATATGGAAATTGGTGCTGATAAAAATTCACATACTCACTCTCATGCAGGTGTAAACTTAACATACGAGTTAGGCCTTTGACATGAAAAGTTGTTTGAAACGAAGAAAATAAAAGATAGCACTAATAAAACTTTATTTGATTACTTTTTGGATGATTGAAAAAACGTTAAAAAGCATATTGTAATCAATATTGATTCTTTAAATTATGAAGTTGATTTTAATAGAATAGTTAAAAATTTAACCACTATAAAGAGTTTAGAGTCTGTAACAAAAATAGGTGATATAAAGTTAAGAGAAAATGGACAAAAAATTCTTGATACAATAAAAGTTCATATCTTAAATATTGCTAAAAAGTACAACATTCAAGATAAGTTAGAACTTAAATAG
- a CDS encoding ABC transporter permease → MLNFQNPSLFKFKTKKPKSIDLALPKTSTKMFWTRFFMKKSNIFALVFFMAILLTLLVALCFIKYSPTKSLQNGSIFVNNLPSYYSQIVKRNFERGAELDFIRQVAELEKNRAFSNGETPVFKILFDSAFDSGGSQTISTDIVTLYYNPYDLIKAINLNISSIPNAEINSQNFKPILGTNNDGIDIYSRLLSSIAVTLGIILLAIFFNIFVGFSLGALVALKKEKWYSRIIESFANMINAIPELLWIFLLCAFMGTNWYAILIAFSLISWSSFYEISKNETLALRRKEFVYSAMAVGLNQGQIIYFQLFRKIFPSLLILVTERLAINILIVSSLAFLDFITESNNLNIGTIFKEALSSIKTNFLYILVLTILVVSFSVSLKLFSNALAHAYNPVLK, encoded by the coding sequence ATGCTTAATTTTCAAAATCCTTCTTTATTTAAGTTCAAAACTAAAAAACCTAAGTCAATAGATTTAGCCCTTCCAAAAACATCAACAAAAATGTTTTGAACCCGTTTTTTTATGAAGAAATCCAACATTTTTGCACTTGTATTTTTCATGGCAATTTTACTTACTTTATTAGTTGCACTTTGCTTTATAAAGTACTCACCAACTAAATCACTTCAAAATGGTTCAATCTTTGTAAATAATTTGCCAAGTTATTACTCTCAAATTGTTAAAAGAAACTTTGAAAGAGGCGCTGAACTTGACTTCATAAGGCAAGTAGCAGAACTTGAAAAAAATAGAGCATTTTCTAATGGTGAAACTCCTGTTTTCAAAATACTTTTTGACTCAGCTTTTGATTCAGGCGGAAGTCAAACTATATCAACTGATATCGTTACTTTATATTACAATCCTTATGATTTAATAAAAGCAATAAATTTAAATATTTCATCTATTCCAAACGCTGAAATTAATAGCCAAAATTTCAAGCCAATTCTTGGCACGAATAATGATGGAATCGATATTTATTCAAGACTTTTATCTTCAATTGCTGTCACTCTTGGAATCATTTTACTTGCCATCTTTTTCAATATTTTTGTAGGCTTTTCTTTGGGTGCTTTAGTAGCACTTAAAAAAGAAAAATGATACTCTAGAATTATTGAATCATTTGCTAATATGATTAATGCTATTCCAGAACTTTTATGAATCTTTTTATTATGTGCTTTTATGGGCACAAATTGATATGCAATTTTAATAGCATTTTCATTAATTTCATGGTCTTCTTTTTATGAAATAAGTAAAAACGAAACACTAGCTTTAAGAAGAAAAGAATTTGTTTATTCAGCGATGGCGGTTGGATTAAATCAAGGTCAAATTATTTACTTTCAATTATTTAGAAAAATCTTTCCTTCACTTCTAATCTTAGTAACTGAAAGACTTGCAATTAACATCTTAATTGTTTCATCTTTAGCATTCTTAGATTTCATTACGGAAAGTAATAATTTAAACATAGGAACAATTTTTAAAGAAGCTTTAAGTTCAATCAAAACAAACTTTCTTTACATATTAGTTTTAACAATCTTAGTTGTTTCTTTCTCGGTTTCATTAAAACTATTTTCGAATGCTTTAGCTCATGCTTATAATCCTGTTTTAAAATAA
- a CDS encoding ABC transporter permease subunit — protein sequence MKRNKALDFFYRLLIYVAIFFVSLCVIFLAINLLLTKQIKTNIAVFNQLETNIFARFGRYMRDLFSGSFGKVYSNLGGGENISIPTLYFSQFKWTILFTLITFIFALIIGNILGVWIGYKYGKTSDVLVNFLISIFATIPLILIAILALSFSHIFAYPSQFISDYPFALQSLLVPILITSFGTISLFMAKARKTTKEVLSSNYYLFAKTIGMSRVELFKKVLLKKLIINQLQTLIPFYILLITSSIVIERIFSIPGQSVFISFAFQKAEINMIMYFFFVSLLLLLIYKFIIDFIVEYLNPEQRKQSGILFFNKPKVNSLRRKYA from the coding sequence ATGAAACGCAATAAAGCATTAGATTTTTTCTATAGATTGCTAATTTATGTCGCAATATTTTTTGTTTCGCTTTGCGTTATTTTTCTTGCAATTAATTTACTTTTAACCAAACAAATTAAAACAAATATTGCTGTTTTTAATCAACTTGAAACTAATATTTTTGCAAGATTTGGAAGATATATGAGGGATCTATTTTCAGGCTCATTTGGCAAGGTTTATTCTAACCTTGGTGGAGGGGAAAATATATCAATCCCAACACTGTATTTTTCACAATTTAAATGAACTATTTTATTCACTTTAATAACCTTTATTTTTGCCTTAATAATTGGTAATATTTTAGGAGTTTGAATTGGATATAAATATGGCAAAACTTCCGATGTTTTAGTTAACTTTTTAATCTCTATTTTTGCAACAATTCCTCTTATTTTAATTGCTATTTTAGCACTATCATTCTCACACATTTTTGCTTATCCTTCTCAGTTTATTAGTGACTATCCTTTTGCCTTACAATCTTTACTTGTTCCTATACTAATTACATCTTTTGGAACTATCTCACTTTTTATGGCAAAAGCAAGAAAAACCACTAAAGAAGTTTTATCTTCTAACTATTATTTATTTGCTAAAACTATAGGGATGTCAAGAGTAGAATTATTTAAAAAAGTTTTACTTAAAAAATTAATAATTAATCAACTTCAAACATTAATTCCTTTTTATATTTTATTAATAACTTCATCAATAGTTATTGAAAGAATTTTCTCAATTCCAGGCCAATCAGTTTTCATCTCTTTTGCCTTTCAAAAAGCAGAAATAAATATGATAATGTACTTCTTTTTTGTTAGTCTGCTTTTACTTTTAATTTATAAATTTATTATTGATTTTATTGTTGAATATTTGAACCCCGAACAAAGAAAACAAAGTGGCATTTTATTCTTCAATAAACCAAAGGTAAATTCATTGAGGAGGAAGTATGCTTAA
- a CDS encoding MYPU_1760 family metalloprotease has translation MTKSKLPTWSKILIAFATLPIFAVAGFGIWAITKKIQNSQDNFNVIVSEDEKNVVKLNLKVDEEGKPIEFNHGKLSLREYPYGKDKETGELLYYLGEDGLKLLSKTFNERAFFGPEIDELKVVNINKKYSSVDSENLNGFYRPESREIALFVEHLISNGVNKDNETLIFRVERLLSVLVHEYMHHWANIYNQSYKADDPNADSSLEYKLSVSSDGIVKDTYVNNKKFLKEFRENLNLNTNYYKHTDGKTYDLNKAHESFFNNHEATPVFSKFSASELFEMANGNISANLAQRLNDLNQNNYTFNNRKERERIISFADNNIDATKLNYLYSFEELIPREFLKMGFQVNTKIVDKLDYDYRNYFAFVSYYKGKQYTQATAVGDDIVKMLQIYLDKSIILPEIKTRIFANNWVFDEELITFKNEFGDFPFKEMLEKNQNKFLKGLYKAYLDVMGYGQPISYLSFANHNENIYVPTTSKEPSKGFVLGGFLSKDFFAESETSFKNSYLIFSTNDPKNESYKPYKINVFKPRALVKKKWNSGLGDFRAPNFVGLESDMFAYTSESIPYEFLSNNDFLINDNFKVKLWVDANANNKLEADEIKEIINKESYGRQDEVKRTISNVRVPMIWNKTSSKYFDYVQKNREVKIVEVINKDKTKSYFLNFKKYLD, from the coding sequence ATGACTAAATCAAAGTTACCAACATGATCAAAAATTTTAATTGCATTTGCAACTTTGCCAATCTTTGCGGTTGCAGGTTTTGGCATTTGAGCAATTACTAAAAAAATTCAAAATAGCCAAGATAACTTCAACGTTATTGTTAGTGAAGATGAAAAAAATGTTGTGAAACTTAATCTTAAAGTTGATGAAGAAGGTAAACCAATTGAATTTAATCACGGCAAACTTTCTTTAAGAGAATATCCATATGGAAAAGATAAAGAAACAGGCGAACTTCTTTACTATTTGGGTGAAGATGGGCTTAAACTTTTGAGCAAAACTTTTAATGAAAGAGCGTTTTTTGGGCCTGAAATTGATGAGTTAAAAGTGGTCAATATCAATAAAAAATACAGCAGCGTTGATAGTGAAAATTTAAACGGATTTTATCGTCCTGAATCACGTGAAATTGCTCTTTTTGTTGAACATTTAATTTCAAATGGAGTTAATAAAGATAATGAAACTTTGATTTTTAGAGTTGAGCGTTTACTTTCTGTTTTAGTTCACGAATACATGCACCATTGAGCAAACATTTACAACCAATCTTACAAAGCTGATGATCCAAATGCTGACTCATCACTTGAATATAAATTAAGTGTTTCAAGTGATGGAATTGTTAAAGACACTTATGTTAATAACAAAAAATTCTTAAAAGAATTCCGCGAAAACTTAAATTTAAATACCAACTATTACAAACACACAGATGGTAAAACCTATGATTTGAATAAAGCACATGAATCATTTTTTAATAATCATGAAGCTACTCCAGTTTTCTCAAAATTTTCAGCAAGCGAACTTTTTGAAATGGCAAATGGAAACATTTCAGCCAATCTTGCTCAAAGATTAAATGACTTAAATCAAAATAACTACACCTTTAATAATAGAAAAGAAAGAGAAAGAATAATTTCATTTGCTGACAATAACATTGATGCAACAAAATTAAATTATCTTTACTCATTTGAAGAATTAATTCCTCGTGAATTTTTAAAAATGGGATTTCAAGTTAATACCAAGATTGTAGACAAATTGGATTATGACTATAGAAATTACTTTGCTTTTGTAAGTTACTATAAAGGAAAGCAATATACTCAAGCAACAGCAGTTGGAGATGATATTGTAAAAATGCTTCAAATTTATTTAGATAAAAGTATAATCTTGCCTGAAATCAAAACCAGAATTTTTGCAAACAATTGAGTTTTTGATGAAGAACTTATTACTTTTAAAAATGAATTTGGCGATTTTCCTTTCAAGGAAATGCTAGAAAAAAATCAAAATAAATTTCTAAAAGGACTTTACAAAGCTTATCTCGATGTTATGGGATATGGACAACCAATTTCTTACCTTTCATTTGCTAATCATAATGAAAATATTTATGTGCCAACAACTAGTAAAGAACCTTCAAAAGGATTTGTTTTAGGTGGATTTTTAAGTAAGGATTTCTTTGCTGAAAGTGAAACTAGTTTTAAAAATAGTTACTTAATATTTTCAACAAATGATCCAAAAAATGAATCATACAAACCTTACAAAATTAATGTTTTTAAACCAAGAGCTCTTGTTAAAAAGAAATGAAATTCAGGTCTAGGGGACTTTAGAGCACCTAACTTTGTTGGGCTAGAAAGCGATATGTTTGCATATACTTCTGAAAGTATTCCTTATGAATTTTTAAGCAACAATGATTTTTTAATAAATGATAATTTTAAAGTAAAACTTTGAGTAGATGCTAACGCCAACAACAAACTTGAAGCTGATGAGATTAAAGAAATTATTAATAAAGAATCTTATGGTAGACAAGACGAAGTAAAAAGAACAATTTCAAATGTTAGAGTTCCTATGATTTGAAATAAAACATCTTCAAAATATTTTGATTATGTGCAAAAAAATAGAGAAGTAAAAATTGTTGAAGTTATTAACAAGGATAAAACAAAGAGTTACTTTTTGAACTTTAAAAAATACTTAGATTAA